The Sediminispirochaeta smaragdinae DSM 11293 genome has a segment encoding these proteins:
- a CDS encoding flagellar biosynthesis anti-sigma factor FlgM gives MNIERLGPVDPVNKLGKTNKTSKPIKPGEKDSISISNDAKTMAEVYKAVETVKASPDIRADRVEEVRRKLEDPSYINDKLLGDVADSIMDMFGIS, from the coding sequence ATGAATATTGAGAGATTAGGACCGGTTGATCCGGTAAACAAGCTTGGGAAGACCAACAAAACCTCTAAACCGATAAAGCCCGGAGAAAAGGACTCAATTTCCATATCCAATGATGCAAAAACCATGGCTGAGGTGTATAAGGCCGTTGAAACGGTTAAGGCGTCTCCCGATATCAGGGCCGACCGTGTCGAAGAGGTCCGCCGAAAATTGGAGGATCCTTCCTACATAAATGATAAGCTGCTTGGTGATGTCGCCGATTCAATCATGGATATGTTCGGCATCTCCTGA
- a CDS encoding iron-containing alcohol dehydrogenase, translating into MQDLSLYMPTRIFCSAGSLLRLAETIGLLGNRFLLVTERALSEREEVDRIRSLIEREGGEVMIFTDLPARADSRSAEAASELAKVSRLHAVIGFGGLRALGIARMTALAANSDKRVDDILSGSTVSAPPLPYIEIPGTLRSPFMCSDRFFIVDARNRTPRLVNAEGFFPFAAVIDPELSGGLSPKYRVALLLDTLLLSVEGYLSGRNTFFSETAFLKAVALAVDAVAGMEVGKVERAGLFAAQAAFFNALGTVSGSPGAGTALSWSISAHRSVPKAVASTILLPYILEYGLRSAPEKVARMGNILGENLKGLSVVAAADRTVERLRSSIGSHEFPGRLSELDLERDAFPEVVGKARELPFIADLPGPLSYDDLMQLLQQAW; encoded by the coding sequence ATGCAGGATTTATCCCTTTACATGCCGACGAGGATATTTTGTTCTGCTGGTTCTCTGCTACGGCTGGCAGAGACTATTGGATTGCTTGGAAACCGCTTTCTCCTTGTCACGGAACGTGCTCTTTCAGAGCGTGAGGAGGTTGATCGGATACGATCGCTTATAGAACGGGAAGGCGGTGAGGTCATGATTTTTACCGATCTTCCTGCCCGGGCGGACAGTCGTAGTGCGGAGGCTGCCTCCGAGCTTGCAAAGGTAAGTAGGTTGCATGCCGTTATCGGCTTCGGGGGGCTAAGGGCCCTTGGTATTGCCAGAATGACGGCACTTGCAGCCAACTCCGATAAACGTGTCGATGATATTCTCTCTGGATCTACCGTTTCTGCTCCTCCGCTCCCTTATATAGAGATTCCCGGGACGCTTCGTAGCCCCTTCATGTGTAGCGATAGGTTTTTCATTGTCGATGCCAGAAATCGAACCCCTCGATTGGTCAATGCCGAGGGCTTTTTTCCCTTTGCCGCTGTGATCGATCCCGAATTGAGCGGGGGCTTATCGCCAAAGTATCGGGTGGCTCTATTGCTTGATACCCTCCTTCTTTCCGTGGAGGGCTATCTTTCAGGTCGGAATACATTCTTTTCTGAGACGGCTTTTCTAAAAGCGGTTGCACTTGCTGTTGATGCAGTGGCCGGGATGGAGGTAGGTAAGGTTGAACGTGCCGGACTCTTTGCCGCTCAGGCCGCCTTCTTCAACGCGCTCGGAACCGTTTCTGGTTCCCCTGGAGCCGGTACTGCCCTCTCCTGGAGCATAAGTGCTCATCGATCCGTACCTAAAGCCGTTGCCTCTACCATCTTGCTCCCCTATATCCTTGAATATGGGTTGAGGTCAGCGCCGGAGAAGGTTGCCAGGATGGGAAATATCCTAGGTGAAAATTTAAAGGGCCTTTCAGTGGTTGCTGCCGCAGATAGGACGGTCGAGCGGCTGCGTTCTTCCATCGGATCTCATGAATTTCCCGGTCGCCTTTCAGAGCTGGACCTTGAACGTGATGCTTTCCCCGAAGTTGTTGGAAAAGCGAGGGAGCTTCCTTTCATCGCTGATTTACCGGGGCCTCTTTCCTATGATGATCTGATGCAACTGCTTCAACAAGCGTGGTAG
- a CDS encoding TrmH family RNA methyltransferase — translation MITIKKLAGLPASTRIRKYPRLMRFFEESLRNDVPIDTTYLRDLFSLIAGDPFVTSAVREKVSILNLQCIDKNDVLRSCNGLRHLLLEQLGASPADWDLLPPKPLEEGGCEQVRKIIELDLYLDDIRSPFNVGSIFRAAESFGVRKIFLSPGSADPRHPRAQRSAMGCVDIVPWCRSSFEEMQTHTTSNKIVALETGGCPLHEFHFPAGGILVIGSEELGVSPALMEQASRSGGAVSIETGGRKGSLNVSVATGIVLHAWFSQFRAVEPGVRRHETTISDGEPVLSPTD, via the coding sequence ATGATCACCATAAAAAAATTGGCGGGACTTCCTGCTTCGACACGTATACGAAAATATCCGAGGCTCATGCGGTTTTTTGAAGAAAGCCTCCGAAATGATGTGCCTATCGATACTACGTACTTACGGGATTTGTTTTCCCTGATCGCTGGGGATCCCTTCGTTACTAGTGCTGTTCGTGAGAAAGTGTCGATTCTTAATCTGCAGTGTATAGACAAAAATGACGTACTGCGCTCCTGTAATGGATTGCGGCATCTTCTTCTTGAACAACTAGGCGCTTCCCCCGCCGATTGGGACCTCTTGCCTCCAAAACCTTTAGAGGAGGGAGGCTGTGAACAGGTGCGAAAAATCATTGAGCTTGATCTTTATCTCGACGATATCCGTTCACCCTTTAATGTCGGAAGCATCTTTCGGGCTGCCGAGTCTTTTGGCGTCCGAAAAATTTTTCTCTCCCCTGGTAGTGCGGACCCGCGACATCCCCGGGCGCAGAGAAGTGCCATGGGATGTGTTGATATCGTTCCTTGGTGTCGCTCTTCTTTTGAAGAGATGCAAACCCACACCACTTCGAATAAGATTGTTGCCCTTGAAACGGGAGGTTGTCCGTTACATGAATTTCACTTTCCGGCAGGTGGAATACTTGTTATCGGTTCGGAAGAACTGGGAGTCTCACCTGCCTTAATGGAACAGGCAAGTCGGAGCGGCGGGGCTGTTTCTATAGAAACGGGGGGACGCAAAGGCTCTCTTAATGTATCGGTAGCCACCGGCATCGTCCTTCATGCCTGGTTTTCGCAGTTTCGTGCCGTCGAACCTGGAGTCCGACGGCACGAAACAACCATTAGCGATGGAGAGCCCGTTCTATCTCCGACTGATTAA
- the rsmI gene encoding 16S rRNA (cytidine(1402)-2'-O)-methyltransferase — protein MGTLYIVATPIGNLADITFRALKTLKEADVIACEDTRQTLKLLNHYEIQKPLVSCRSHNESIAADRIIELLQEDKTVAYVSDAGTPGLSDPGGALVHAVREAGFEAVPIPGVSAFAALMSVGSFPGRSVLFDGFLSPKAGKRKKRLEELLERGESFVLYESPHRIIKLLTDIADVDPERLVLIGREMTKFHEEYLQGSAQELLNDFSGRESIKGEFSVLVSGKKKR, from the coding sequence ATGGGAACACTCTATATTGTTGCAACTCCTATTGGCAATCTCGCCGATATCACCTTTCGGGCACTAAAAACGCTAAAGGAAGCCGATGTTATAGCCTGTGAAGATACTCGGCAAACCCTTAAGCTTCTTAATCACTATGAGATACAAAAGCCTCTGGTGAGCTGTCGGTCGCACAATGAAAGCATTGCTGCAGATCGTATTATTGAGCTTCTCCAGGAAGATAAAACCGTTGCCTATGTCAGTGATGCCGGAACCCCCGGCTTGAGTGATCCCGGAGGGGCCTTGGTACATGCGGTTCGTGAAGCCGGTTTCGAAGCTGTTCCGATACCCGGGGTATCTGCTTTTGCTGCATTAATGAGCGTGGGATCATTTCCCGGTCGTAGTGTTCTTTTTGACGGTTTTTTAAGTCCAAAGGCCGGGAAGCGGAAAAAGCGGCTTGAAGAGTTGTTGGAACGGGGTGAAAGTTTCGTTTTATATGAATCTCCTCATCGGATTATCAAGCTTTTGACCGATATTGCCGATGTTGATCCTGAGCGATTGGTTCTCATTGGGAGAGAAATGACCAAATTCCATGAAGAGTATCTGCAGGGCAGCGCTCAGGAGCTTCTTAATGATTTTTCCGGTAGGGAATCTATTAAAGGAGAGTTTTCCGTCCTTGTATCCGGAAAGAAAAAACGTTAA
- a CDS encoding glutaredoxin domain-containing protein produces the protein MAITIYTTPSCGYCVKAKEYFRGRGVNFTEYNVAQNMQKAEEMVKKSGQMGVPVIDINGRIIIGFNQSEIERALHR, from the coding sequence ATGGCTATAACAATCTATACGACTCCGTCATGCGGCTACTGTGTAAAAGCAAAAGAGTATTTTCGTGGCCGCGGCGTCAATTTTACCGAATACAATGTGGCTCAGAATATGCAAAAGGCGGAAGAAATGGTTAAGAAGTCCGGGCAAATGGGCGTTCCGGTTATTGACATCAACGGTAGAATCATCATCGGATTTAATCAGTCGGAGATAGAACGGGCTCTCCATCGCTAA
- a CDS encoding HDOD domain-containing protein, producing the protein MAPEVNVVQIQKAARNAVPIAIKTYTLPRETEVYLEDVLGIFLSEFGQEHLKDRIAYCLKELSVNAKKANTKRVYFKEKELDINNARDYSEGMKHFKEETLSNIGHFLELQKQAGLYIKVVFQARGKTFTLSVKNNVEISKKEQIRVYDRIARSRAFETMEEALSTVLDDSEGAGLGIVILVLMLKKLGLDEDAFDIDTVDGETVARITIPFSDVHIENLDKLSEEVVSEINELPQFPDNIVFLQKLINDPDSEITDIARQISTDPSLTADLLKVVNSAQFMLPKRVDNIVEAVKLVGLRGLKNLLYSYGTQKILSQDQKWLWDHSYRTAFYAYSLARSFKKKKDLLDDAYVGGILHDMGKIVFAHVHPKLLDRISNFCTEREIDRDLFEDLSAGLNHAEIGGRIAEKWNFPATLVEAIRFHHEPSECDPEYRDVVETVYLANALANLENGEITFEQIDPKVLAGFHIRSEEQGNAILQRLSDAFSKDTDNRE; encoded by the coding sequence ATGGCACCGGAAGTAAATGTAGTACAAATCCAGAAGGCGGCACGTAACGCCGTTCCTATTGCAATTAAAACCTATACTCTTCCACGAGAGACCGAAGTATATCTAGAAGATGTACTCGGTATTTTTCTTTCCGAGTTTGGGCAGGAACATCTCAAGGACCGCATCGCTTACTGTTTGAAAGAGCTTTCGGTAAACGCAAAAAAGGCCAACACAAAGCGGGTTTACTTTAAAGAAAAAGAACTGGACATCAATAATGCAAGAGACTATTCAGAGGGTATGAAACATTTCAAAGAGGAAACTCTTTCCAATATTGGCCATTTTCTTGAATTGCAAAAGCAAGCAGGCTTGTATATTAAGGTTGTTTTTCAGGCAAGAGGGAAAACCTTTACACTGAGTGTCAAAAATAATGTGGAGATAAGCAAAAAGGAACAAATCAGAGTCTACGACCGCATAGCTCGTTCCCGAGCCTTTGAAACAATGGAAGAGGCCCTATCCACGGTCCTTGATGACTCGGAAGGGGCGGGTCTTGGTATCGTCATCCTTGTGCTGATGCTGAAAAAGCTGGGGCTTGATGAGGATGCTTTCGACATCGATACCGTAGACGGAGAAACCGTAGCAAGGATAACCATCCCCTTTTCGGATGTTCACATCGAGAATCTTGACAAACTTTCGGAAGAAGTAGTTTCGGAAATCAACGAACTTCCTCAATTTCCCGACAACATCGTTTTTTTGCAGAAGCTCATCAATGATCCCGACTCGGAAATAACCGATATCGCAAGACAGATCAGCACAGACCCCTCGTTAACCGCCGATCTTCTTAAGGTTGTTAACTCGGCGCAATTCATGCTGCCTAAACGGGTTGATAACATAGTGGAAGCGGTCAAGTTGGTAGGCCTACGTGGATTAAAGAACCTTCTTTACAGCTACGGGACCCAGAAAATTCTCTCCCAGGACCAAAAATGGCTTTGGGATCACTCCTATCGCACGGCTTTTTACGCCTATTCCCTTGCCAGAAGCTTCAAGAAAAAGAAGGACCTTCTCGACGATGCCTATGTCGGAGGAATCCTCCACGATATGGGAAAGATTGTCTTTGCCCATGTCCACCCAAAACTTCTCGATAGAATCAGCAATTTCTGTACAGAACGTGAAATCGACAGAGATCTTTTTGAAGACCTATCCGCCGGCCTCAATCATGCGGAAATCGGTGGTCGTATCGCAGAAAAGTGGAACTTCCCTGCAACCCTCGTAGAAGCAATCAGATTCCACCATGAACCTTCCGAATGTGATCCAGAATATCGGGATGTTGTAGAAACCGTTTATCTTGCAAACGCGCTGGCAAATCTGGAAAACGGTGAAATTACCTTTGAGCAGATCGATCCAAAGGTACTTGCAGGGTTTCATATCCGTTCGGAAGAGCAAGGGAATGCCATTTTGCAAAGGCTTTCCGACGCCTTTTCTAAAGACACCGACAATAGAGAGTAA